A single region of the Cronobacter condimenti 1330 genome encodes:
- a CDS encoding RNA ligase RtcB family protein, which translates to MGNFIRPLSDAVAYLASDDLWIESAATQQLLTTARLPGMTRIVGMPDLHPGRGYPVGAAFFSVNRFYPALVGNDIGCGMALWQTSLSSRKANLDKLEKRLHSYSDIAPVEWLESALPPHLAAHPYAASLGSVGGGNHFAELQHIDHVYDDEAVNALNIRPAQLLLLAHSGSRGFGQQILRAHVERFSHDGLEAGSEAADDYLAQHQQALDFAIANRALIARRLLEHIKVTGEPVLDVNHNLLEPYTWGEKQGWLHRKGATPAHCGPVVIPGSRGDYSYLVQPTGSSEALDSLAHGAGRKWMRTECKGRLSGKFSPAQLSRTAFGSRVICRDRQLIYEEAPQAYKSIESVMQCLIGAGLVKPLARLKPVLTLKTSGERSE; encoded by the coding sequence ATGGGCAATTTTATTCGTCCCTTGTCTGACGCTGTCGCTTATCTGGCGTCCGATGATCTCTGGATCGAAAGCGCCGCCACGCAACAACTCTTAACCACCGCCAGGCTGCCGGGAATGACCCGCATCGTTGGCATGCCGGATCTGCATCCAGGCCGTGGTTATCCTGTCGGCGCGGCCTTTTTCTCCGTTAATCGTTTCTACCCGGCCCTTGTGGGCAATGACATTGGCTGCGGCATGGCGCTGTGGCAAACCTCGCTTTCAAGCCGCAAGGCGAATCTCGACAAGCTTGAGAAGCGTCTGCACAGCTACAGCGATATCGCACCGGTGGAATGGCTGGAATCAGCGCTACCGCCTCATCTTGCGGCGCATCCTTACGCCGCGTCGCTCGGCTCTGTCGGCGGCGGTAACCACTTTGCGGAGTTACAGCACATTGACCACGTCTATGACGACGAGGCGGTAAATGCACTTAACATCCGTCCGGCGCAGCTTTTGCTGCTGGCGCACAGCGGCTCGCGCGGATTCGGCCAGCAGATTTTACGCGCGCATGTCGAACGCTTCTCCCATGACGGTCTGGAGGCAGGCAGCGAGGCGGCCGACGATTATCTGGCGCAGCATCAGCAGGCGCTCGATTTCGCTATCGCCAACCGCGCGTTGATCGCCCGTCGGCTGCTTGAGCATATTAAAGTCACCGGCGAGCCTGTGCTGGATGTGAACCATAACCTGCTGGAGCCGTATACGTGGGGCGAAAAACAGGGCTGGCTGCATCGTAAAGGCGCGACGCCTGCCCACTGCGGCCCGGTGGTGATCCCCGGCTCACGCGGCGATTACAGCTATCTGGTGCAGCCGACGGGCAGCAGCGAGGCGCTGGATTCGCTTGCCCACGGTGCCGGGCGCAAATGGATGCGTACTGAATGCAAAGGGCGACTTTCCGGGAAATTCAGCCCCGCGCAACTCTCGCGCACAGCCTTCGGCAGCCGGGTGATTTGCCGCGACCGCCAGCTTATTTATGAAGAAGCGCCGCAGGCGTATAAATCGATAGAGAGTGTCATGCAGTGCCTAATCGGCGCCGGGCTGGTGAAACCGCTGGCGCGTCTGAAGCCTGTGCTGACGTTAAAAACCAGCGGGGAGAGAAGCGAATGA
- the prfH gene encoding peptide chain release factor H, with amino-acid sequence MMLLQLSAAQGPDECCLAVSHALDALCKEAQQAHVSFSIIEEEPGPRAGTLRSVLVSLEGDRAMWLAQRWCGTLQWTCESPYRPRHARKNWFIGAAMFAPVRDMPESEIRFEALRASGPGGQHVNKTDSAIRGTHVASGISVKVQSERSQHANKRLARLLIAHKLDAQQEAQSAGQKAQRRLFHHQIARGNPTRCFTGKGFTPVK; translated from the coding sequence ATGATGTTATTGCAACTCTCAGCCGCACAGGGCCCTGACGAATGTTGTCTTGCCGTAAGCCATGCCCTCGACGCGCTTTGTAAAGAGGCGCAGCAGGCGCACGTTTCGTTTTCAATTATCGAGGAAGAGCCTGGCCCGCGCGCCGGAACGCTGCGCTCGGTGCTGGTATCGCTTGAGGGCGACCGCGCGATGTGGCTTGCGCAGCGCTGGTGCGGCACGTTGCAGTGGACGTGCGAAAGCCCTTACCGCCCGCGTCACGCCCGGAAAAACTGGTTTATCGGCGCGGCGATGTTTGCGCCAGTACGCGATATGCCGGAAAGTGAGATTCGCTTCGAGGCGTTGCGCGCCTCTGGCCCCGGCGGCCAGCATGTGAATAAAACCGATTCGGCGATACGCGGCACGCACGTGGCGAGCGGCATCAGCGTGAAGGTACAGTCTGAGCGCAGTCAGCACGCGAACAAAAGGCTGGCGAGGCTGCTGATTGCCCACAAGCTTGACGCGCAGCAAGAGGCGCAGAGCGCCGGGCAGAAAGCGCAGCGACGCCTGTTTCATCATCAGATAGCGCGCGGTAATCCCACGCGATGCTTTACGGGCAAAGGGTTTACGCCAGTGAAGTAA
- the pepD gene encoding cytosol nonspecific dipeptidase — translation MSELSQLSPQPLWDIFAKICSIPHPSYHEEQLAEHIMGWAKEKGLFAERDQVGNILIRKAATAGMENRKPVVLQAHLDMVPQKNNDTVHDFTKDPIQPYIDGEWVKARGTTLGADNGIGMASALAVLADDSVEHGPLEVLLTMTEEAGMDGAFGLQAGWLQADILINTDSEEEGEIYMGCAGGIDFISTLALTREAIPAGFETFKLTLKGLKGGHSGGDIHLGLGNANKLLARFLCAHAQELDLRLVDFNGGTLRNAIPREAFATLAVPAAKAAELKTLATTYLDILKNELSEKEKNITVLLEAVSADKAALTAQSRDAFIALLNATPNGVIRNSDVAKGVVETSLNVGVVTMNDEQAEIICLIRSLIDSGKDYVVGMLESLGKLAGAQTAAKGSYPGWQPDASSPVMALVRETYQRLFDKTPNIQVIHAGLECGLFKKPYPQMDMVSIGPTITGPHSPDEQVHIESVGQYWTLLTELLKAIPAK, via the coding sequence TCCATTCCTCACCCTTCCTACCATGAAGAACAACTCGCTGAACACATCATGGGCTGGGCGAAAGAGAAAGGCCTGTTCGCCGAGCGCGACCAGGTTGGCAACATTTTAATTCGCAAAGCGGCGACCGCTGGCATGGAAAACCGCAAGCCGGTCGTGCTGCAGGCGCACCTCGATATGGTGCCGCAGAAAAACAACGACACCGTTCATGACTTCACCAAAGATCCTATTCAGCCGTACATCGATGGCGAGTGGGTAAAAGCGCGCGGCACCACGCTTGGCGCGGATAACGGCATCGGTATGGCCTCTGCGCTGGCAGTGCTGGCGGATGACTCGGTCGAGCACGGCCCGCTGGAAGTGCTGCTGACCATGACCGAAGAAGCCGGTATGGACGGCGCGTTCGGTCTGCAGGCAGGCTGGTTGCAGGCAGACATTCTGATCAACACCGATTCCGAAGAAGAAGGCGAAATCTACATGGGTTGCGCTGGCGGTATCGATTTTATCTCCACGCTGGCGCTTACGCGTGAAGCCATCCCGGCCGGTTTTGAAACCTTCAAACTGACGCTCAAGGGGCTTAAGGGCGGCCACTCTGGCGGCGATATCCATCTGGGTCTTGGCAACGCCAACAAACTGCTGGCGCGCTTCCTCTGTGCCCATGCGCAGGAACTGGATCTGCGTCTGGTCGATTTCAACGGCGGTACGCTGCGTAATGCTATCCCGCGCGAAGCGTTCGCGACCCTCGCGGTGCCGGCAGCAAAAGCCGCTGAGCTGAAGACGCTGGCGACGACCTATCTTGATATCCTGAAAAACGAGCTGTCCGAAAAAGAGAAGAACATCACCGTTCTGCTGGAAGCCGTGAGTGCGGATAAAGCGGCACTGACCGCGCAGAGCCGTGATGCGTTTATCGCGCTGCTGAACGCGACCCCGAATGGCGTTATCCGTAACTCCGACGTGGCGAAAGGCGTGGTGGAAACCTCACTGAACGTCGGCGTGGTAACGATGAACGACGAGCAGGCCGAGATTATTTGTCTTATCCGCTCGCTTATCGACAGTGGGAAAGATTACGTGGTCGGTATGCTGGAATCGCTCGGCAAACTCGCAGGCGCACAGACTGCCGCGAAAGGCAGCTACCCTGGCTGGCAGCCGGACGCCAGCTCGCCGGTGATGGCGCTGGTGCGTGAAACGTACCAGCGTCTGTTTGATAAAACGCCGAACATTCAGGTGATCCACGCGGGTCTGGAGTGTGGTCTGTTTAAGAAACCGTATCCGCAGATGGATATGGTATCCATCGGGCCGACCATTACCGGGCCGCATTCACCGGATGAGCAGGTTCATATCGAAAGCGTGGGCCAGTACTGGACGCTGCTGACCGAGCTGCTGAAAGCGATCCCGGCGAAGTAA